The nucleotide window AACATGCGGTCGCCCCAGATTACCTGACCGATTATACGGATGCTTTTCAGGTCGGCTTCGTGGGGTGGATAATCTTTGCGGTTTTTGCTTATTATACGCACACGGCCTTCTGGCAGCAACTCCAGTTCCTTTACTGACAGTGAATCTCCGTAGCCCAGGGCGAAGTATGCGCCGGTTTTAGGATGCTTTCTGCCCATATCAATCATTATAGTCCCGCCGTCCTTTATTTCAGGCTCCATCGATGTTCCTGTCACTCTCATCAGTATCAGATTTTTAGGGCTGGTCGCTATATAATTGATGAAACGCCTTCTGAACGCATAGTAATCCTTGATCCCTTCCGAATATACAGGTTCGCCGTGACCGCCGGACAAGCGGGCTTCCACCATTGGTATGAAGCAGTAGTTATCAATGTCTATGGCTGTATTGTCGGCGCATGTGATCACGTTGGACTGTGATTCAGGCTGCGTGCTTCCTCTTTCTTTTGGGCCAGTGCCGAAATAGAGCCAATCGGCAGAAATATTAAATTTGGCTGCTATTGCAAAAAGCCATCCCGGCGGTATTTGCCCACGCCTTCTTGCCGCTATTATTGATTGGTATTTAATCTCTAAACTTTTAGCTATATCAGCATCACTTTTAGCTTTAACAGCCTCACGTATTCTCTCCAAACAGGCATTGAATTCGTTTACGCTTGATTCATTCAAGCTTAAAGAGGGGTCAATGTCATTATTTTCAAGATTAAAGCTATCCATATATAATAAATCCACATATTTATAAATTTTAGTCATTAATAAAGCCAAAAAATCAAGATGAAACAAGCTTAAAGTAAATTTTGGCTTGCTTTTGCATAAGCTTTGGCTTATAAGATTACAAGTAACCGGAAATTTCAATTTACAACAAAATTTCCATGGTTACAACGTCAGAGAATTGACGCTTTTCGGACAACAAATAAGGAATTTTCGGACAGTGCATCAGATGGAACTGAAATTCAGGGGACAGAACCTGAACATCTCATATGATCTGAAGCTGGCTATGAACGCGGCGGCCAAGGCTTCCAAATACTCCAGAGAGCAGATTCTGGAACGTATGGAGGAGAGTTGCCGCAGGCACGGCATAAAGACTCAGATAAGCATGTCGTTGCTCGAAAAGTGGCTTAATCCTCAGGCTGACGAGCATGTAATGCCCCTGAAGCTTTTCCCGGTGTTTTGCAGGGCCGTGGATTGTGACTGTACGGAGCTGTTGTCCATTTTGATGAGGCCTCTCGGATACAGGGCAATTGATCAGCAGCAGGAAAAGCTCTTGTCTTGGGCTGAAGCATACCAGGAGGCAAAGGTGGCTAAAAACAGGCTTAAGAAAATTGAAGGTTCATTATGATCAAGCGTAAAAGCTTACAAATTAAAGCATGGATGGTGCTGAACGGGATCAGTCAGACTGATATTGGCAGGGAACTTGGGATTCCAAGGCAGAATGTCTGCGCCTTTATCAAAGGCAACAGAGAGAGTCGAAAAGTCCTTAATTATCTGATCGGAAAAGGCTGCCCGAAAGAATACTTGGCCATTCTGGACGAAACCCATGTCCTTGATGAGGTTGCGGCATGAAGTCCAGCTATGACGCAAAGGAAATAGCCATTCTCTTGGGCCGCACACGTCAGGGTATTCTGGCAAGAGCTGCAAAAGAGAACTGGCCTTGCGAAATTCAGGGTGTTCGTGGCGGCAATATGAAGGTTTTTCCTTATAAATGCCTTCCAGCTGATATCAAAGACGCTATGGTAAAGGCCGAATCCGACCGCCTTCTTGAATCCCTGGCCCCAGCTCCAGCGATTGAAGAAGCTGAAGTCGAGCCTGCCGGAGCTGAAATCATCGTTCTTCATGCGCCAAAGGTAAAGCTGCCCTCACCCAGAATGCCATCCATGCTTGCTCCTTATAATAAGGAAGGCTCAGAGATTCACAGCCTCAAAGGCTGGCAGAAAGACACAGCTACAGCGCGTCTCACTTTTGTGAAGTTTCTCCAGAATCACCCAAAAAGTCAGCGCCAGGGAATTATTGATCTGCTTGTCATGCAGACACAAGGAACGCTTCCGGCTTATCTCTCAGAAATTATCGCTTCAGCCAATAACAGATCCGGCAGCAATGGCGAAAGAGGCCTGTCAGAACGCACCCTCAAACGCTGGGCCTCGGATTACGCCAAATACGGATACATGGGCATTGTGCCTGAATCCCCAAACAAGGAAGTGGCCATTCCAGCATGGGCAGCAGAATTTCTTACGCTTTACAGAAAACCTTCAAAGCCAGCGATCAATTTCGTTCTGGAGCTTATGGCTTACACAGGCTGCGAAAACATCCCCTCATATGATCAGGCTCGAAGGTTCGTGAAAAATTTCAGCAGACTGGACATTGAACGTGGCCGCAAGTCTCCAAAGGAACTCAGATCCCAGAAAGGCTTTGTCCGCAGAAGCAACGACGGCTTCATGCCCATGGATATCGTGCAGATGGACGGCCACAGCTTCAAGGCAAAGGTTCAGCATCCTTTTCACGGCAGGCCTTTTATTCCTGAAATCTGCCTCGCGGTGGACAACGTCACCAAGATGGTCATCGGGTGGAGCGTGGGTCTTGCGGAGTCTGCCCAGACAGTGGGCGATTGCGTAAGGCACATGGTCACGCTTAACGACAAGAAGCCCTACGGCGGAATTCCAGCGATCCTTTACACAGACAACGGAGCCGGAAACGAAGGCAAAGAAATGACCAGTGATATGACAGGTCTTTTCGAGCGCCTCGGTGTTCTTCACAAAACAGGCAGGCCCGGAAATCCCCAGGGACGCGGCGGAATCGAGTCCTTTAACAAAAATGTGATCAACTGGGCAAGGCTGCTTGAAACCTTTCGCGGCAAGGGCATGAGCAAGGATGTTGAACGCTCGGTTTATCTGGCCATGGACAAGGATGTCCGGGCAAAAGGCAAGAGCGACATCACCATAACTTGGGCTGATTTCCTTGATTTCATGGCCCAGTTTCAGACCTGGTACAATTATTACCATCATCATTCGACTCTTCCGAAAATAACGGATTCAGGGACAGGCAGAAAACGCCACATGACTCCGGCTGAAAGATGGCAGCAGTATCTTGACCAGGGCTGGCGTCCTGAGATGATTTCAGAAGAGGAATATATCTCACTGAAACGTCCACGGATCGAGCGGAAAACCAACAGGGCAGAAATCAATGTCGGCAGCAATATCTACTTCGACAAACGCCTCGAACATTACCACGGAATGCTGGTCATCGTTGAATATGACGTCCACGATCCTTCAAAAGTCTGGGTCTATGACCATGATGAACGGCTGATCGCGATTCCTGAATGGAACCGAAACAAAAAGGCCTTCTTCCCTGTTTCAATGCATGAGCAGGCACTTGAAAAGCGTGGAATCGGCAGAATGAAAACAGCCCTGAAAAAGGTGGATGAAATCCAGGCAGAAACAGGCGTGAGAGCAAATGATGCGCTTCCTGCCCCAGAATCCTCACCTGAAATTGAAGATATGAGGGCGCAGCTTCAGACAGATATGGCATCAGATCAAGCCCTGCCAAAACTTGAAACATCGATTCAGTCTGAGGAAATTCCTGATGATATGTTCGAAAAATGGGAATTCTGGAAGCATCTGGATTCAGAAATAAATGCAGGAAAAACATTTTCAGAAAGGCTCACAAGATTCCATGAATATTACCCGTCAACAGCGGATTACAGAGCTTGCCGGATGATGGATGAAGATGCCGAAAAGATCATGGCCAGCGGATTATAAAAAGCAAGGCCCGGTGTGGTGGAACACAACCGGGCCTTAAAAATACAACTAACAAATCAATTTGGAGGACAATGTGACACAGGAAATGAGTCAAGTCAAGACCACTGCTCCGCTCAGGAACGTGGCCCTGTGCATGAAGGCGCTTGAGCGGGCCATGAACAGCCCTGATCACCTGCCGAGAATGGTTTCTTTTTCAGGGCCAAGCGGCATGGGCAAAAGCATGGCCGCGTCATACGCGGCCAACAAATACAGGGCCTATTATGTCGAATGCAAATCAAGCTGGACAAAAAGAGCGCTTCTTGAAGCCATTATGCTCCAGATGGGCATTCCCGCGATAGGGCCAATTTACAAACTTACAGAACAGATATCAGAGCAACTGGCTCTTTCAGGCAGGCCTCTCATCATAGACGAAATGGATCACATCGTTAACAGATCTGCGGTGGAAATCGTCCGGGATATTTATGAAGGCAGCAAGGCTCCGATTCTTCTGATCGGCGAGGAAATGATGCCCCAGAAGCTGAAAAAATGGGAGCGCTTCCACGGAAGAATTCTTGAATGGGCATACACCCAGCCAGCAGACATGCAGGACGCAAAGCTCCTGGCTTCATTCTACTGCCGCAAGGTCAAGGTTAAGGATGATCTGCTCGAAGCCGTGACTAAAGCAGCAAAAGGATCTGTCAGACGAATCTGCGTGAATCTTTCAAGGATAGAAGAAGAGGCCATGGGAATCGGGCTTTCAGAAATCGGCCTCAAGGAATGGGGAGACCGCCAGCTTTACACAGGTGAGGCTCCGGCAAGGAGGATCATATGATTCCTTCAGAAAGAATCTCTGCGGATACACGCCAGAATGTGTGGAACGCCATCAGGGAGCAGCGGACTTTTACAAGCGTCAGCATCCTGAACGCTACAAACCTCGATGATCTGAGCAGTGTGCGCTGGTATCTTCGCGGATTCGAAAGAGCTGGTTACATAAAAAAGACAGCCACAGACAAATCACCCCGTGTTTATGAACTTGTAAAAGATATAGGCCGCGAAGCTCCGAGGGTAAGAAGGGACGGCAGTCCCATCACCCAGGGAACAAAAAGGGATCAGATGTGGCGCACCATGCGAATCCTGAAAATATTTGATGCTGACGAGCTGGCCATGGCCGCGTCGCTTGAGGAAAGCCCAGTAGACTCCGAAGATGCCAGATCATATGTTTTTCATCTTCACAAGGCCGGATATCTTCAGCTTGTCCAGGCCGCAAAACATACAGGCGGAATGTCCAGATACAGATTGATACAATCCATGTACACAGGCCCGAAAGCTCCGATGATCAAAAAAGTAAGGCAGGTATACGATCCGAATCTTAAAAAGGTCATGTATCAGGAGGGCCGATCATGAATGAAGTCGATGCAATTGGCCTGCTTACACAGAAAGCCACCGATCTTGGTCAGGCAGAAGTTGCCAAAAGGCTTGGATATTCGAAGGCGACGGTGAGCCTGGTGATTAACGACAAGTATAACGGGAATTTAAACTCGGTTTTATCAAAGGTTAAAGAGGTCTTCGGAGGCCTTAAGGTAAACTGCCCGGTGCTTGGAGAGATTGACCTTGCCGAATGCGCCGAAAACAAAAGACAACCATTTTCAGCAACCAATCCATTGAGGGTGAGACTTTTTAAAGCTTGCAAGAGCTGCAAGGAGACAAAATGAAGCTT belongs to Desulforegula conservatrix Mb1Pa and includes:
- a CDS encoding S24 family peptidase gives rise to the protein MDSFNLENNDIDPSLSLNESSVNEFNACLERIREAVKAKSDADIAKSLEIKYQSIIAARRRGQIPPGWLFAIAAKFNISADWLYFGTGPKERGSTQPESQSNVITCADNTAIDIDNYCFIPMVEARLSGGHGEPVYSEGIKDYYAFRRRFINYIATSPKNLILMRVTGTSMEPEIKDGGTIMIDMGRKHPKTGAYFALGYGDSLSVKELELLPEGRVRIISKNRKDYPPHEADLKSIRIIGQVIWGDRMFPI
- a CDS encoding Mu transposase C-terminal domain-containing protein, whose protein sequence is MKSSYDAKEIAILLGRTRQGILARAAKENWPCEIQGVRGGNMKVFPYKCLPADIKDAMVKAESDRLLESLAPAPAIEEAEVEPAGAEIIVLHAPKVKLPSPRMPSMLAPYNKEGSEIHSLKGWQKDTATARLTFVKFLQNHPKSQRQGIIDLLVMQTQGTLPAYLSEIIASANNRSGSNGERGLSERTLKRWASDYAKYGYMGIVPESPNKEVAIPAWAAEFLTLYRKPSKPAINFVLELMAYTGCENIPSYDQARRFVKNFSRLDIERGRKSPKELRSQKGFVRRSNDGFMPMDIVQMDGHSFKAKVQHPFHGRPFIPEICLAVDNVTKMVIGWSVGLAESAQTVGDCVRHMVTLNDKKPYGGIPAILYTDNGAGNEGKEMTSDMTGLFERLGVLHKTGRPGNPQGRGGIESFNKNVINWARLLETFRGKGMSKDVERSVYLAMDKDVRAKGKSDITITWADFLDFMAQFQTWYNYYHHHSTLPKITDSGTGRKRHMTPAERWQQYLDQGWRPEMISEEEYISLKRPRIERKTNRAEINVGSNIYFDKRLEHYHGMLVIVEYDVHDPSKVWVYDHDERLIAIPEWNRNKKAFFPVSMHEQALEKRGIGRMKTALKKVDEIQAETGVRANDALPAPESSPEIEDMRAQLQTDMASDQALPKLETSIQSEEIPDDMFEKWEFWKHLDSEINAGKTFSERLTRFHEYYPSTADYRACRMMDEDAEKIMASGL
- a CDS encoding AAA family ATPase, whose protein sequence is MTQEMSQVKTTAPLRNVALCMKALERAMNSPDHLPRMVSFSGPSGMGKSMAASYAANKYRAYYVECKSSWTKRALLEAIMLQMGIPAIGPIYKLTEQISEQLALSGRPLIIDEMDHIVNRSAVEIVRDIYEGSKAPILLIGEEMMPQKLKKWERFHGRILEWAYTQPADMQDAKLLASFYCRKVKVKDDLLEAVTKAAKGSVRRICVNLSRIEEEAMGIGLSEIGLKEWGDRQLYTGEAPARRII
- a CDS encoding helix-turn-helix domain-containing protein, whose protein sequence is MNEVDAIGLLTQKATDLGQAEVAKRLGYSKATVSLVINDKYNGNLNSVLSKVKEVFGGLKVNCPVLGEIDLAECAENKRQPFSATNPLRVRLFKACKSCKETK